In a single window of the Pseudogemmatithrix spongiicola genome:
- a CDS encoding phytoene/squalene synthase family protein, protein MVLPGFLREDDAALAKSDAQHCESITRAHARTFALASGFLPPRKRRGAFAVYAFCRLADDIVDRNRGKDPQHLQAELDAYRAGVAEAINGNPDGPVFRELWRCVSEYGVPADVLEELLNGVARDVQPQRYATWAELSLYCEGVAASVGAMCTYIFGVSGDESVRERAIKYARTLGVAMQVTNILRDVGEDARIDRCYLPDDVLAAFGLSAERVLHDPTIKDDPKWVAMMRHEVARARALYRAASPGIALLEPDAQRCARACADGYEAILGAIEANGYDSITTRARVGNWARAGLLWTIWRSGAEVPPAEAEGPVIEWGARQLSRPEEMVLG, encoded by the coding sequence ATGGTGCTCCCCGGCTTCCTCCGGGAGGACGACGCCGCGCTGGCGAAGAGCGACGCCCAGCACTGCGAGTCGATCACGCGCGCGCATGCCCGCACCTTCGCGCTGGCGAGCGGCTTCCTGCCGCCGCGGAAGCGGCGCGGGGCCTTCGCGGTGTACGCGTTCTGCCGCCTGGCCGACGACATCGTCGACCGCAATCGCGGCAAGGATCCGCAGCACCTGCAGGCCGAGCTCGATGCGTATCGCGCGGGCGTGGCGGAGGCCATCAACGGCAATCCCGACGGCCCGGTGTTCCGCGAGCTCTGGCGCTGCGTCAGCGAATACGGCGTGCCGGCGGACGTGCTCGAGGAGCTGCTCAACGGCGTCGCGCGCGACGTGCAGCCGCAGCGCTACGCGACCTGGGCGGAACTCTCGCTGTACTGCGAAGGCGTCGCGGCCTCCGTCGGCGCGATGTGCACCTACATCTTCGGCGTCAGCGGCGACGAATCCGTGCGCGAGCGCGCCATCAAGTACGCGCGCACCCTCGGCGTGGCCATGCAGGTGACGAACATCCTGCGCGACGTCGGCGAGGACGCGCGCATCGACCGCTGCTACCTGCCGGACGACGTGCTCGCCGCCTTCGGCCTGAGCGCGGAGCGCGTGCTGCACGACCCGACGATCAAGGACGATCCGAAGTGGGTGGCGATGATGCGCCACGAGGTCGCGCGCGCGCGCGCCTTGTACCGTGCGGCATCGCCGGGCATCGCGCTGCTCGAACCCGATGCGCAGCGCTGCGCGCGGGCCTGCGCCGATGGCTACGAGGCGATCCTCGGGGCCATCGAGGCGAACGGCTACGACTCCATCACGACGCGGGCGCGTGTGGGGAACTGGGCGCGTGCCGGGCTGCTTTGGACTATCTGGCGCTCGGGCGCGGAAGTACCGCCCGCCGAGGCGGAAGGACCGGTGATTGAATGGGGCGCGCGACAGCTCTCGCGCCCCGAGGAGATGGTGCTCGGCTGA